A section of the Salinisphaera sp. T31B1 genome encodes:
- a CDS encoding type 1 pili tip component codes for MKVNELVAQWQANAGEQRTDATYEIRLPLFDAAKVAALCDLFPGLTQERILTDLLAAALDELASSFSYEPGDQVAAYDEQGDPMYADAGLTPRFQALAKAYAEELQARGNGTPRG; via the coding sequence ATGAAAGTCAATGAACTGGTTGCTCAGTGGCAGGCTAATGCCGGCGAGCAGCGTACCGATGCCACCTATGAAATCCGTCTTCCCCTGTTCGATGCCGCCAAGGTCGCCGCGCTGTGCGACCTGTTTCCGGGCCTGACACAGGAACGCATTCTCACCGATCTGCTGGCCGCGGCCCTGGACGAGCTGGCGAGCTCGTTCAGCTACGAACCGGGCGATCAGGTCGCCGCCTACGACGAGCAGGGCGATCCCATGTATGCCGACGCCGGCCTGACGCCGCGGTTCCAGGCGCTGGCCAAGGCCTATGCCGAAGAGTTGCAGGCGCGCGGCAACGGGACACCCCGCGGTTGA
- a CDS encoding CoA pyrophosphatase, translated as MTQPHERGSAAEWRHRLTAALAEPLDEREAAPGETRGVSIDEATARRAGVLIPVVGAARPYIYFTQRSHALRHHPGQISFPGGSMEAYDRNAEAAALREAHEEIGLDPSHVEILGELPEYRTITGFVISPFVGWVAPAARVAPDRVEVTRIFGVPLAHALDHRHFRRQTRERDGQVHQIYSIDYDDDHIWGATAGILYGLLQRLSHVEAREVERPRARQPGR; from the coding sequence TTGACCCAGCCTCACGAACGCGGATCGGCTGCCGAGTGGCGGCATCGTCTGACCGCCGCGCTGGCCGAACCGCTGGACGAGCGTGAAGCCGCGCCCGGCGAGACGCGCGGGGTATCGATCGACGAGGCCACCGCCCGGCGAGCGGGTGTCCTCATCCCCGTGGTCGGGGCGGCGCGGCCGTATATCTATTTCACCCAGCGCAGCCATGCGTTGCGCCATCACCCCGGCCAGATCAGCTTCCCGGGCGGCAGTATGGAAGCCTACGATCGCAACGCGGAGGCTGCGGCGCTCCGAGAGGCGCACGAAGAGATCGGGCTGGACCCCAGCCATGTCGAAATACTGGGCGAGTTGCCCGAGTATCGGACGATCACCGGTTTCGTGATCAGCCCATTCGTCGGCTGGGTGGCGCCCGCGGCGCGGGTGGCTCCCGATCGTGTCGAAGTGACCCGGATCTTCGGCGTGCCACTGGCGCATGCGCTGGATCATCGACACTTCCGGCGTCAAACGCGCGAGCGCGACGGTCAGGTTCACCAGATCTACTCGATCGACTACGACGACGACCATATCTGGGGCGCGACGGCGGGCATCCTCTACGGACTGCTGCAACGGCTCAGCCATGTCGAGGCCCGAGAGGTGGAGCGGCCGCGGGCACGCCAGCCGGGCCGCTGA
- a CDS encoding slipin family protein produces the protein MILNFGFALIVLLAVFVFSSIKILPEYERGVMFTLGRMTGVKGPGLFLVIPFIQKMIKVDMRTVVLDVPPQDVISRDNVSVRVNAVVYFRVIDADKAIIEVEHFYDAVSQLAQTTLRSTLGKHELDDMLAEREKLNADIQQILDRHTDAWGLKVANVEIKQVDLDESMTRAIARQAEAERARRAKVINAEGEMQAAENLRGAAEQLAREPQALQLRYLQTLVDIAGDKSSTIVFPLPMDLIEPLMDMRDKLKSAGAPAAPRAGTPSDER, from the coding sequence ATGATCCTCAATTTCGGTTTCGCATTGATCGTGCTGCTTGCGGTGTTCGTGTTCAGCTCGATCAAGATACTGCCGGAGTACGAACGTGGGGTGATGTTCACGCTCGGTCGCATGACCGGGGTCAAGGGCCCCGGCTTGTTTCTCGTCATCCCGTTCATCCAGAAGATGATCAAGGTGGACATGCGTACCGTGGTGCTGGACGTGCCACCCCAGGATGTCATCTCGCGCGACAACGTCTCGGTTCGTGTGAACGCGGTGGTCTATTTTCGCGTCATCGATGCCGACAAGGCCATCATCGAGGTCGAGCACTTCTATGACGCGGTCAGTCAGCTCGCCCAGACCACGCTGCGCAGCACACTCGGCAAACACGAGCTCGACGACATGCTCGCCGAGCGTGAGAAACTCAACGCCGATATTCAGCAGATTCTCGATCGGCACACCGACGCCTGGGGGCTGAAGGTTGCCAACGTTGAGATCAAGCAGGTCGATCTGGACGAAAGCATGACGCGGGCGATCGCGCGTCAGGCCGAGGCCGAACGGGCACGCCGAGCCAAGGTGATCAACGCCGAAGGCGAGATGCAGGCCGCCGAGAACCTGCGCGGGGCGGCCGAACAGCTCGCCCGCGAGCCGCAGGCGCTGCAGCTACGCTATCTGCAGACGCTGGTCGATATCGCAGGCGACAAGAGTTCGACGATCGTATTCCCGCTGCCGATGGACCTGATCGAACCCCTCATGGACATGCGCGACAAGCTCAAGAGCGCTGGCGCACCGGCCGCCCCCCGGGCCGGCACGCCCTCCGACGAGCGCTGA
- a CDS encoding nodulation protein NfeD: MNVCPTIRARLGRFWLAIALLIVGTGLARTPTTVPQIEITGPIGPATSDYVVRALDQAASDNAPLVILRLDTPGGLDGAMRDIVQAVLASPVPVAGFVGPAGARAASAGTYILYATHFAAMAPTTNLGAATPVSLAGDRPAGKTSSESADDAPDNATSMRRKVINDSVAYIRGLAEQRGRNVDWAERAVREGVSLGARQALEAGVIDAIVADPAALLQRLNGQRIETVSGVHTLDLGAARITPRLPDWRTRLLQVITHPTVAYLLFMVGIYGLILEGLNPGATVPGVIGGISLLTALFAFQLLPVNMAGLGLLILGIALMIAELFAPSFGILGLGGVAAFVFGSVMLMDSSIPGFDIPLGLIGGIAVAAALLLVGILYMFLRSRRQRVWTGREGLVGQRCVALEDFDGEGRVLLQGESWLADCDRPVRREDKLIVVAVDGLQVTVRPADRQPGTAYRH; encoded by the coding sequence ATGAACGTCTGTCCGACGATACGGGCCCGGCTCGGTCGGTTCTGGCTGGCCATCGCGCTACTGATCGTCGGCACGGGCTTGGCCCGGACGCCGACGACCGTGCCGCAGATCGAGATCACCGGCCCCATCGGCCCGGCAACGAGCGATTACGTGGTGAGGGCACTCGATCAGGCCGCCTCGGATAACGCGCCGCTCGTGATTCTGCGATTGGACACGCCCGGCGGCCTGGACGGTGCCATGCGCGATATCGTCCAGGCCGTGCTTGCGTCACCGGTGCCGGTCGCCGGTTTCGTCGGGCCGGCCGGCGCTCGCGCGGCCAGCGCCGGAACCTATATCCTGTATGCGACCCATTTCGCAGCCATGGCGCCGACGACGAACCTCGGCGCGGCGACGCCGGTGAGCTTGGCCGGCGACCGCCCGGCGGGAAAAACGTCCTCCGAATCGGCTGACGATGCGCCCGACAACGCCACATCGATGCGTCGCAAGGTGATCAACGATTCGGTGGCCTATATCCGCGGGCTGGCCGAGCAGCGGGGGCGCAACGTCGACTGGGCAGAACGGGCCGTGCGTGAAGGGGTCAGCCTAGGCGCGCGCCAAGCGCTGGAGGCGGGCGTCATCGATGCCATCGTGGCCGATCCCGCCGCCCTGTTGCAGCGACTGAACGGCCAGCGGATCGAAACCGTCAGCGGTGTCCATACGCTGGATCTCGGCGCGGCCCGGATCACGCCCCGCCTCCCCGATTGGCGTACGCGACTGCTGCAGGTGATCACCCACCCGACCGTCGCCTATCTATTGTTCATGGTCGGGATCTACGGACTCATCCTCGAAGGACTCAACCCGGGCGCGACCGTGCCGGGCGTGATCGGCGGAATCAGTCTGCTGACCGCACTGTTCGCATTTCAGCTGCTGCCGGTCAACATGGCCGGCCTGGGGCTGCTCATACTAGGCATCGCACTGATGATCGCCGAGCTGTTTGCGCCGAGCTTCGGTATCCTCGGACTGGGCGGAGTGGCCGCCTTCGTCTTCGGTTCGGTCATGCTCATGGACAGCAGTATTCCCGGTTTCGATATTCCGCTCGGGCTGATCGGCGGCATTGCCGTGGCTGCGGCCCTGTTGCTGGTGGGTATCCTGTATATGTTCCTGCGCTCGCGTCGGCAGCGCGTATGGACCGGCCGCGAAGGCCTAGTCGGCCAACGATGCGTCGCCCTCGAGGATTTCGACGGCGAAGGCCGGGTCTTGCTTCAGGGCGAATCCTGGCTGGCTGACTGCGACCGTCCGGTCCGTCGCGAGGACAAGCTCATCGTCGTCGCGGTCGACGGGCTGCAGGTCACCGTGCGCCCGGCCGACCGGCAGCCCGGCACGGCGTATCGACATTAA
- a CDS encoding ParA family protein gives MRRVVFNQKGGVGKTTLLCNLAAISAARGRRTLVIDLDAQCNASQYLLSSGDRQAEAGSADFFEATLTRGRRAGRFADFLTPTPFDNLSVMAAHPDLESLRVKLEAKHKIYKLKQELERLDGYDAVFIDTPPALNFYSQSALIAADRCLVPFDCDDFARQALYSLFDNIHEIQDDHNPELVIDGIVVNQFQPRARLPARMIAELREEGHPMIETQITASVKVRESHDASIPLIHYAPNHKVTQQLVALYDHLD, from the coding sequence ATGCGTCGGGTGGTATTCAATCAGAAAGGCGGGGTGGGCAAGACCACGCTGCTATGCAATCTCGCTGCCATCAGCGCCGCACGCGGCCGGCGCACGCTCGTCATCGACCTCGATGCCCAGTGCAACGCAAGCCAGTACCTGTTGTCATCGGGCGATCGGCAGGCCGAGGCCGGCAGCGCGGATTTCTTCGAGGCCACGTTGACACGGGGACGTCGTGCCGGCCGCTTCGCCGACTTCCTCACGCCCACGCCGTTCGACAATCTGTCGGTCATGGCTGCCCACCCCGACCTGGAGTCGCTGCGGGTCAAGCTTGAAGCCAAGCATAAGATCTACAAGCTCAAACAGGAGCTCGAGCGGCTGGATGGCTACGATGCGGTGTTCATCGATACGCCGCCCGCGCTGAATTTCTACTCGCAATCCGCGCTGATCGCGGCCGATCGCTGTCTGGTGCCGTTCGACTGCGACGATTTCGCCCGTCAGGCGCTGTATTCACTGTTCGACAATATCCACGAAATCCAGGACGACCATAATCCGGAACTGGTCATCGACGGCATCGTGGTCAACCAGTTCCAGCCGCGCGCCCGGCTGCCGGCGCGCATGATCGCCGAGCTGCGAGAGGAAGGCCATCCGATGATCGAAACCCAGATCACCGCCTCGGTGAAGGTGCGCGAATCGCATGATGCCTCGATCCCGCTGATTCACTACGCGCCCAACCATAAGGTCACCCAGCAACTGGTCGCGCTCTACGATCATCTAGACTGA
- a CDS encoding NAD-dependent deacylase, which translates to MSDALKAAARLIADARRVVALTGAGISAESGIPTFREAQTGLWARFSPEALATPEAFAAAPERVWAWYRWRRSLIARGGVNAGHRALAELGTQVPLEVVTQNVDGLHTAAGSPDVAELHGNIWRERCTACGHESSTAIIDHPGDDLALPSCAQCNALTRPAVVWFGETLPVDALTTAEAYIREADCVLVIGTSNRVYPAAALVEHALRGPASVIEINIETTPISGSVAVHLAESASHALPQISRRIKARA; encoded by the coding sequence ATGTCCGATGCTCTCAAAGCCGCCGCCCGCCTGATTGCAGACGCCCGGCGCGTCGTGGCGCTGACCGGTGCCGGCATATCCGCCGAATCCGGCATCCCGACGTTCCGCGAGGCTCAGACCGGGTTGTGGGCCCGGTTCTCACCCGAGGCTCTGGCCACGCCCGAGGCGTTCGCGGCCGCTCCGGAACGCGTCTGGGCCTGGTATCGCTGGCGACGGAGCCTGATCGCGCGGGGCGGAGTCAACGCCGGCCATCGGGCACTGGCCGAGCTGGGCACGCAGGTCCCGCTCGAGGTCGTCACACAGAACGTCGACGGTTTGCATACCGCCGCGGGGAGTCCGGACGTCGCCGAGCTGCACGGCAACATCTGGCGGGAACGCTGTACCGCCTGCGGACACGAATCGTCGACTGCGATCATCGATCATCCGGGCGATGACCTTGCACTGCCAAGCTGCGCGCAGTGCAACGCACTGACTCGCCCGGCCGTCGTCTGGTTCGGCGAGACGCTGCCCGTCGACGCCCTGACCACTGCCGAGGCATATATCCGTGAGGCCGACTGTGTTCTGGTCATCGGTACGTCCAACCGCGTCTATCCAGCCGCGGCCCTGGTCGAACACGCGCTGCGCGGGCCCGCTTCGGTGATCGAAATCAATATCGAGACGACGCCGATCTCCGGATCGGTGGCTGTTCATCTGGCCGAGTCGGCCAGCCACGCGCTGCCGCAGATCAGCCGGCGCATCAAGGCCCGAGCCTGA
- a CDS encoding bifunctional GNAT family N-acetyltransferase/carbon-nitrogen hydrolase family protein, with protein MPSQSRSRLIVRTATLADIPAINQVVRNTYPNLDDYSFDELRGQINNFPAGQLVAVYEDTVVGYCATLCLPEAQVMAPHTWAKITGNGYGSTHDTDGDYLYGYEICVDPAARGLRIGQRLYREREALCIKLGLKGIVFAGRLPGLKRRFKRFGSAQAYVEAVRDKTIRDSVLSFQLNQGYELLGVQENYLPADEASMGYAAHLLWRNPEYAQHEEVAGDSHVHLQRQNRVRIATVQYGQRAIDSFDEFAQIVTYFVQECADAKADFVVFPELFTVQLLSIKNEELRHRAAIQRLADFCDEFRELMADLAVRFNINIIAGSHPTWVGKELQNIAYIYLRDGSEYLQPKIHPTPGERHYWNIVGGDSLNAIETDCGPIGVLVCYDSEFPELSRHLADQGINILFVPFSTEDRNGHLRVRYSAHARAVENQIYVATSGNVGNLPRIHAMDLHYGQSAIITPCDFAFARDGIAADTTPNVEMVAIADVRTDLLHEARTTGSVQNMLDRRHDLYHVQWKPRRRALKGPRSR; from the coding sequence ATGCCCAGCCAGAGTCGTTCGCGTCTGATCGTCCGTACCGCCACGCTTGCCGATATTCCGGCGATCAACCAGGTGGTACGCAACACCTACCCCAATCTCGACGATTATTCGTTCGACGAGCTACGCGGCCAGATCAACAATTTCCCGGCGGGTCAGCTCGTTGCGGTTTACGAGGACACCGTGGTCGGCTACTGCGCGACCCTGTGTCTGCCCGAAGCGCAGGTCATGGCTCCGCATACCTGGGCCAAGATCACCGGCAACGGGTACGGCTCGACCCACGACACCGACGGTGACTATCTCTACGGCTATGAAATCTGCGTGGACCCGGCCGCGCGCGGGCTGCGTATCGGCCAGCGTCTGTATCGCGAACGTGAAGCACTTTGTATCAAGCTCGGCCTGAAGGGCATCGTCTTCGCCGGCCGCCTGCCGGGGCTCAAACGCCGGTTCAAACGCTTCGGCAGCGCCCAGGCTTATGTCGAGGCGGTCCGCGACAAGACGATTCGTGATTCGGTTCTGTCGTTTCAGCTGAACCAGGGCTACGAGCTGCTGGGCGTGCAGGAAAACTATCTGCCGGCCGACGAAGCGTCGATGGGCTATGCTGCCCATCTGTTGTGGCGCAACCCGGAATACGCCCAGCACGAGGAAGTCGCGGGCGATTCACACGTGCACCTGCAGCGCCAGAACCGTGTCCGCATCGCCACGGTCCAGTACGGGCAGCGCGCAATCGACTCGTTCGACGAGTTTGCCCAGATCGTGACCTACTTCGTCCAGGAATGCGCCGACGCCAAGGCCGATTTCGTGGTCTTCCCCGAGCTGTTCACGGTTCAGTTGCTGTCGATCAAGAACGAAGAACTCCGCCATCGCGCCGCGATCCAGCGGCTGGCCGACTTCTGCGACGAGTTCCGCGAATTGATGGCCGATCTGGCGGTGCGTTTCAATATCAACATCATCGCCGGTTCACATCCGACCTGGGTCGGCAAAGAACTGCAGAACATCGCCTATATCTATCTGCGCGACGGTTCGGAATACCTGCAACCCAAGATCCACCCAACCCCCGGCGAGCGCCACTACTGGAACATCGTCGGCGGCGATTCGCTCAACGCCATCGAAACCGACTGCGGGCCGATCGGTGTGCTGGTGTGCTACGACAGCGAGTTCCCCGAACTGTCGCGACATCTGGCCGATCAGGGCATCAATATCCTGTTCGTGCCGTTCTCCACCGAGGATCGAAACGGCCATCTGCGCGTGCGCTATTCCGCCCATGCCCGAGCGGTCGAGAACCAGATCTACGTAGCCACGTCGGGCAATGTGGGCAACCTGCCGCGTATCCATGCCATGGACCTGCACTATGGCCAGAGCGCGATCATCACCCCCTGCGACTTCGCCTTCGCGCGCGACGGGATCGCGGCCGACACCACGCCGAACGTGGAAATGGTCGCCATCGCCGATGTGCGAACCGATCTGCTTCACGAGGCACGCACCACCGGCTCGGTACAGAACATGCTCGACCGGCGCCACGATCTGTATCACGTGCAGTGGAAACCGCGCCGACGTGCGCTCAAGGGCCCCCGCTCGCGCTGA